A window of Danaus plexippus chromosome 26, MEX_DaPlex, whole genome shotgun sequence genomic DNA:
CGAGCTTTTAGGGGGGTAGGTACAATGACTTATAAACGGGACGCTTAATATGTGTAACGTTACACGATGTAACAATATTGATCGAGGGATCATTTGTTTCCGAGATATCGATGAACAAAGTGGATTCGACTAACGTTTATTCAAAGTTTCGAAGCTGAGCGACGAACTGCAGCGGAACTAACGACTGGTCACACCGTGAGGCGGTGAAATTTGTCAACATTCTCCGGTCCGTACATCAGAAATAAGAaggataaaaacatttacatctTTTGTGATATTCCTAAAGATGCCGGCACGGGGGTTtgattttttcttgttttcatACAAGTACCGTAAATAAGAAACAAGTTTTAGTTTCAGTTTCAAAATGCATTTGTATTTGCGATATGAAAATTGTTTCAGAACAGTTCGATAGGTTATGATACAgccatttgaaatatatatccgGTTTCTTTTAATTCCTACACTTTTTCATCAGTTTCACAaggaatacaaaaacaaatatgtatccTTAGTTACAATACCGACAGACTGAAACTATTGACTATAATGATGTTATGACCGACTGCGACACACGCTGTGTGGGAAACTCACCGATGAAGTCTCTAGCGGCGGGGACGAAAGCGGGGCGGTCGGCGGACACCGGCGGCCGCCAGGAGAACTCGGGCTCCGGCCGGGGCGGAGTCTCCGACGTGCCGTTGAAGTAGAAGAGGGAGTTGTCGGCCGGGCGCTCGGGTTCCCGGCGCCGAACGTCGGACCCGATAGGTGCTAGGGGGGCCCCGCGGGAAGCCACCACCGAGCTCCACGAGGCGCCCCACCGAAGGCCGCGCGCCTCGCCCGCCTCCGCCGGCGCCCCCGGGGCTCCGGGCCCGCCCGACGGTGACTGCGGCGGCGGACTCGGCTGTCGACGCTCCCCGCGGCGCTTGGAGGCGCGCTCTTTACGCGTGTGGCGAGCGGGCGCGGGCCGCCGGTCGCCGCCGTCCGCAGTTCTCGATCGTTCTATCCGCCGCGAGCTCTCCGAGGCCTCCCGCCGCGGACGAGCGTCCCGTGTCGCGGTCTCTACCGGGGGCGAGCGCGGTATGGGTCGGACAATGGGCGTCGCGACGGGCGTCTCCTCTGGCCCGTCCGTGGGCGAGTCATCCCTCGGGTCGGGCTCCACGTCTCCGCCGTAGGGCTCATCGTCCCGGTCCTCGACCGGCGTCGAGGCGTCTGACCCCGTCGAGTTGGGTTCTTCGTCTGCTGCGGGCGACTCTCCTCCTTGGGCGGCTCACCCTCCGCCCGCTTCGAGGAAGGTTCCGGTCCGGGTTCGGCCGGGCGGTCGGCGGAGGAGCGCTCGGACGGAGACGCGGGGGAGACTTCGTCGAGGTCGACGTCTTCGCTAGAACGCGAGGAGTCGTCGTCTCCGCGCAAGACGCCGGCTCGCCAGCGCTCGAAGGCGCGGCGCTCAGCGCGAGGGTCTAGCGAAGGCAGCGGGCGGCGAGTGGAGCGGCGCCGGCGGGGAGGAGCGCGAGGGACGGCGGGGGCGGGCGCTGGCTCGGCGGCCAGGCGTCGCAGGTCCAGGGGAGCGGAACGCGGCGGCGGAGCGGGTGCGCGAGAAGCGCGTGCTCTGCGCAACAGGCGCTCGGCGTCCAGCGCCCCGGCGCCCAGGACGAGAGCGAAGGCCGCGATGGAGACCAACAAACAGACACCTCTCATCATGCCATCCCAGGGCGGACGAGGGGTCTTCGCGGCACATTTAGCGAGCACCTTCGCCGGGACGGTGGCCAGCAACGTGAACTCCACAGGACCTGCGAATGGTCGTCGGCTTTAGAAAATCTTATTGCAGATATGTGGTTATATACGTGTGATTAGTGTTCGACAATAGAGGAAAAGTGGGGGGGAGCGCGATGTCAcgttttaaaagattaaatgcTAAGAAAAATCTATGACATTTTCTGTGTCTCTCCACGTTACGTAAGTCAATGGCAATCACCGTCTATCACTCACCGAGGTCGGTGTCCAGTTGGAGCGCCGCCGACACCCGGGCCAGCGAGTAGTCCGGCGAGAAGGCTAAATGTACAGGAGCCGAAGCGTTGGGCGCCAAAGCCAAGGGGGCGCAGGGCGAAACTCGGAAGCCGCGGGCCACACAGCCCGTTCGGGCGACTCTCCAGCCCCCGAGGGCGGCCGTGACGCGGCCCGCGTTCCGTGCGACCACCCGCCGCACCACCGCCCCGCCGCCGCCCCACGAACATTCCTTCACCTCGAAAGAGAAAGGAGCCGCCGCGCCCGGCCGCCGCCCCGCCAGCTCGAAGCTCGGGTACTCGCCCTCGCCGAATAGCCGGACGCCCTCCAGCACGGTCAGGTTATTCCTGTAGGAGAAGGACACGACGCCGATCATGAAACTCTGCGACCCACGGAAGGGTAGGCTCTCGGCGATCGTCACCTGAGGTAGAGGTAGGCGGTGAAGGCGCCGGCGTCCTCCGGCGTGAACCAGAGGCTCAGCTCGAGCTCGGTCCGCGGCGCCAGCAGCAGCGGCGGCAGGGCGTGCGGCGCCGCCTGCAGCTCGGAGTCCGACTCGTTCCATAGCCTCACGGCCCCGCGCGTCACCCTCCACCCGGACAGACGCCACGCCTTGGAGGACCACGTGCACTCGTCACTCGTGCAGTGGTCGCCCTCCCCGCCGACCCTGGGGACATTAGGACGGACGCAGTGAGATCGGCGGAGACTCGCGAGCGACCGGAGAAGGGAAGAGAACACCTTACAGGGGCGGCAGAGGAGGATGCGGCGGCGCGGTGTGCGGCGGCAGCAGGGCGTGCAGCAGCATAGGGACGGTGGCGGGCGAGCGCACGGTCAACACCAGCGTGGCGGCGCGACCCACGCCGGCTCTGAGTGCGCCGCCAGCCCCGCGCTCGGCCAGTCGCGGCCAGTGCGCGGTCCACACTCCGTCGGCCGCCAGCTGCAGCACCTCGTCCGTGTGGACGTGCAGCGTAAAGTTCCCGCCGGCGGCCTGTTCCCGGAACAGAGCCAATCGTCGTTGAAGCAATGCCATGTCTTCACGCTGAGCGCTCTCGTCGTATCGCGCCCCGAGGGCCGCCCACGCCGCGCCCTCTGCCGGTGCGTAAGAGACACGCTCGTATTAAACAGAACCGAGTCGATTGAGACTTCTGGGACATTCCTCCTCGGATGGCCGAGGAAGAAACGGATCGTTATGTATGAAAGGGATTGTCAACACATTGAATATCTTTATCGTTACTGAAGTCATTAAAGCGGTTACGTATTTTACGTCTCGGTCACGGCGTCTGATACACTTTGCACGAGAAATGTGCGAATActatacaaacataatttacTAATGAAAAGTAAAGTAATCGATAAACAGCTACCCTATGACTGGACAGTTTGCCTGTGGACACCAGGCTGGAGTGGAATAGactttaatagtaaatttataaaaagatgtCACGTCGActataacaacattttaatatatagtttaatgaGACCCCAACAGACCGTGCAGTCAAACCAGTCATATGGTTTTGTGGGCAAAGTTTAAAATCTGTCATAGTAACTACTGActagaacaaaaataatattttaaaaaaactaatactttTCGGATTGGTTGATCTCGGGCAGACAAGATGTGACGGTTGCTGAAgggtaaccgaaacgtcgggagtatgtacttttaaccaaaaataaagcacgcgtagtatatccggaaaatattacttttttttttaaatgaataaaactcgcgaaagtctcagatctcaaaaataatattattgaaccaTCAGACCGTTCATTACCTGGGGTGTCGAGCGACAGGCCTGTGTAGCAGTCGGGGCGGCAGTGTTCCTCTGGAGAGACACGCAGGCGGGCCACGGACTGACGACCCGGGGACACCTCGCCCAGGCCCGGTCCCGACCATCTGAGGAACGAATATCCGTCAGGGACGAAAGGAGAAGACGCGAGGGGACCGGAGACGACACTCACGTGAACGAAAGGGCGGGGTCCGGCGGCGCGGGCTGGTCCACCGACGTCACCCTCATGACCACCGACATGCTGCTCTCCACCTCTATAGTTGACCAGGAACTCGCGTACTGCGGACACGAGGACGGTACTATCATACACGGACACCAGCGACGAACAAAGAACAGAAGGCGGGACTCACGGGCGCCGCCGGGGGCACGGCCGGGGGAGACACGCGCAGCGAGCCGGCGCGCACGCGCAGCGACAGGGTCGCCCGCGTGGTGGCGTGTGGGGTGTCGAGCGTGGCCTCCCCGCGCAGCACGCCCTCTGCGGCCGGCGCTACCACGGTGAGCCAGGCGCGCGTCCAGCCCCCCGCCGGCACGCAGCGCCGCCGCGGCTCGGCCAGCGCCAGCGAGGCGGCGGCCCCGGATAAAACGGCCGACAGCCGACTCACGCACAGCGACGAGGCGGGCGCCGGATTCCGCACGCGCACGCCCACCCGCCGCGTCCACGAAGCGCCCACCGTGCCGAGCTCCACGTGCGAGGACGTCACGTTCGCCCACTCCCACTCCTGCCAAAAACGAACATCTTGTCATCCCGTAACCAGAGTCGAATAGACGGGCGAGGAAGAGGACGTACGAGCAGCAGTCTTCCGCTATACATGAAAAGCGGCAGCGTGTAGTCGGCGAGATCCGTGTGGATGGTGAGGTCGGCGGCGAGGCCGGTGGCCGAGGACGGGGCGGGGTCCCGGGCCGCCAGTCGCAGGAGGCTCCCGGAGGCGCCCGCAGACAGGCGGAGCGGAGTGTGGTCCACCACCTTCGGTTCAAGTCGAGACGTTTTACCTCACCGTGATCGTGTTTCACAGCTTCAAACAGACATGAAGCGTCTATTTTAATGTATCGATCGGGCTCAACCGATCACTCACATGGAAGAATCGCTTGACGTCCTCggtgacggtgacggccagcACGCGCAGCTCGCGTCTGAAGGTGTTGTGGGCGCGCACCTCTCGCTCGCGCATCATGTCCTCTTCGGCGGTGATGACGctgcacacacacatacaagcATAACGAGCAATGCCGTGATACAAAGGAATATTATATCGTCGTTCTCACTCTATATGCTCGGGCTGGAAGCTCAGGCTGCCGGGCAGCAGCTGCACGCTGAAGGGCACGAGCGC
This region includes:
- the LOC116774274 gene encoding LOW QUALITY PROTEIN: transmembrane protein 131 (The sequence of the model RefSeq protein was modified relative to this genomic sequence to represent the inferred CDS: deleted 2 bases in 1 codon), translated to MCRKYLWCYVFILTLLDISLNVKLTAQGESHGVSIHNSLVEGITFQEWGKESVGVESVEGVSVTPGSLSFGRAPLAAPHVKVVTVTNTANSTLHLASVAGTTPDFHASFFESKTLPPQANTTFSVVYLGRREGPVSAHLYIHTSLGVHKLPVSAVGVASEYDVWPLVGLRVPMNASVEAELRFHNPTDATVQVSEVYSTGSWLGLRLPGGGERAPRDLWTVPPRATRALVTLRLAHAAHRALADHNRPLTAYIRVRADIPGGGLVVAVEARGAPAGEHARPLHVRLRPRGSGDADYTVELEAANSDGAGVSLEGAVSARCSRTAPPPCVPPPRALHDTTKANGGTAPGAVLTMLRTHLEAHQEFVRVARLKLDYAELWSQVSQAGDADSPEEAWCSGCVRLGRALVPFSVQLLPGSLSFQPEHIDVITAEEDMMREREVRAHNTFRRELRVLAVTVTEDVKRFFHVVDHTPLRLSAGASGSLLRLAARDPAPSSATGLAADLTIHTDLADYTLPLFMYSGRLLLEWEWANVTSSHVELGTVGASWTRRVGVRVRNPAPASSLCVSRLSAVLSGAAASLALAEPRRRCVPAGGWTRAWLTVVAPAAEGVLRGEATLDTPHATTRATLSLRVRAGSLRVSPPAVPPAAPYASSWSTIEVESSMSVVMRVTSVDQPAPPDPALSFTWSGPGLGEVSPGRQSVARLRVSPEEHCRPDCYTGLSLDTPEGAAWAALGARYDESAQREDMALLQRRLALFREQAAGGNFTLHVHTDEVLQLAADGVWTAHWPRLAERGAGGALRAGVGRAATLVLTVRSPATVPMLLHALLPPHTAPPHPPLPPLVGGEGDHCTSDECTWSSKAWRLSGWRVTRGAVRLWNESDSELQAAPHALPPLLLAPRTELELSLWFTPEDAGAFTAYLYLRNNLTVLEGVRLFGEGEYPSFELAGRRPGAAAPFSFEVKECSWGGGGAVVRRVVARNAGRVTAALGGWRVARTGCVARGFRVSPCAPLALAPNASAPVHLAFSPDYSLARVSAALQLDTDLGPVEFTLLATVPAKVLAKCAAKTPRPPWDGMMRGVCLLVSIAAFALVLGAGALDAERLLRRARASRAPAPPPRSAPLDLRRLAAEPAPAPAVPRAPPRRRRSTRRPLPSLDPRAERRAFERWRAGVLRGDDDSSRSSEDVDLDEVSPASPSERSSADRPAEPGPEPSSKRAEGEPPKEESRPQQTKPNSTGSDASTPVEDRDDEPYGGDVEPDPRDDSPTDGPEETPVATPIVRPIPRSPPVETATRDARPRREASESSRRIERSRTADGGDRRPAPARHTRKERASKRRGERRQPSPPPQSPSGGPGAPGAPAEAGEARGLRWGASWSSVVASRGAPLAPIGSDVRRREPERPADNSLFYFNGTSETPPRPEPEFSWRPPVSADRPAFVPAARDFIEEAPSLVWGGAWGAWGSGGLRPPPGFSPPEPPPQRSYDPFRSLASIWAPAPHDWRAADPRREDADRP